In Deltaproteobacteria bacterium, the genomic stretch GCTGGGCGTGGCCCTGCTCGACTGCGACAACGACTCGCCCAACAACATCGTGTTCGCCTTCCACCACGACGGCGACGGCTACAGCGCGGGTTCGCAGGCCAACACCATCAGCCAGGAGGTCGCCCACTCGTTCGGCCTCGAGCACGTCGATCACGCCGGCGACGTGATGTACCCGGTCTCGACCGGTGGCGATCCGCTCTTCATGGACGCGTGCCTGCCGATCGTGCCCGCCGACGACGTCGTGTGCGCGGCGCAGCACCGACGGCAGTGCGAGCCGGGCTATCAGAACTCGTTCCGTGAGCTGTTCGACCTGCTGGGCCCGGCCCGCAGCGACGACGAGCCGCCGGTGGTCTATGTGAGCGCGCCGGGCGACGGCGACGAGCTGGCGACCGCAACCCCGTTCGACATCATCGCGCGTGCCTACGACGACCACGCGGTCGCGAACGTGGTGCTGTTCGTCGACGACGCCAACATCGGCAGTCGCATGTCGGCGCCCTACAGCTGGGCGGTCGCCGGCCTCGACGAGGGCATCTACGAGGTCTACGCGATCGCGGTGGACATCGCCGGCAACATGACGCGCAGCGACACCATCGAGCTGTATGTCGGCGTCGACAATCCCAGCCGCAAGCACGGTGGGTGCGCGTGGTCCCCCGACGCGTCGCGCGCGGGCGTGTGGTGCCTGCCCCTGCTGCTCGTCGCGCGCCGGCGCAGGCCGAAGATGGCGAGCTCGCGCACGCGCGACGCGAAGGCGCCCGCGGCCTGCTAGGCTCGCGCCCCGTGACGTCATCGCGGGTCGGTTCGAGCCTCGGCCGGTGCGGGGTCCTGCTCGGGGTGCTCGCCGCGTTCGCCTGTGGCGACGCGCGCACGCCGAGTGCCGCGAACACGGACGCGACGCCCCCGCCGGCGAAGCGCGAGGGCGTGGTCGCGAAGGAAGCCCCGCCGCCGGCCCCCGAACCGCCGCGACGCGAGGCCCCGCCGGTGCGCAAGGACGGCACCATCTTCGCCGAGAGCGCGCTGATGGGCACGCACTTCAGCATCAACGTGTGGCTGGGCAGCGAGCGCACGCCCGCGGAGGCCGGCCTCGCGATCCAAGCTGCGTTCGACGAGATCGCACGCATCGAGCACGTCACCAGCGAGTGGATGGCCGACAGCGAGCTGAGCCGCTTCAACGACGCCGCCGGTGGGCCGCCGATGAAGCTCTCGCCGGATCTCTTCGCCGTCCTGCTGCGCAGCCGCGAGATCAGCGAGGCCACCGACGGCCGCTTCGACGTCACGTTCTACGGCGTGGGCCAGCTGTGGAAGTTCGAGCCCGGCGCCAAGCCGCCGGCGGACGCCGAGATCCAGGCCAAGCGCGCGCTGGTCGACTGGCGCCGCATCGAGCTCGACGCCGGCACCCGCAGCGGTCGCCTCGCCACGGCCGGCATGAAGGTGGGTCTGGGCGCGATCGCCAAGGGCTATGCAGTCGATCGCGCGTCCGCGTTGCTGGTGGCGCGCGGCTTCGCCGACCACGTCGTCGAAGGCGGCGGAGACACCTACGCGTCGGGCAACAAGGGCGGCAAGCCGTGGATGGTCGGCGTGCAGAATCCTCACGAGGGCGGGGTCGTGGGTGCGCTACCGAGCACCGACATCGCGGTCGTGACCTCCGGCGATTACGAGCGGTTCTTCGAGTACGAAGGCCGCCGCTATGCGCACATCCTCGACCCCACGACGGGCTATCCGCTGGAGTCGGCGAAGTCGTTCCAGAGCATCACCGTGGTCGGTCCCAATGCGATGGATGCCGACGCGTTCGCGACCGCGGTGGCGGTGATGGGGCCCGAGGGCGGCATGGCATTCATCGAGTCGCAGCCGCAGCTGGAGGCGGTTCTCATCACACGCGACGACCGCGTGCTGGTGTCGAGCGGGCTCGCCCACCGCTACATCCCCGCGCCGCCGGGCGACGCCCGTGCGACCTCGCCGGCCCCACTGCAGGGGCCCACAGCATCGCGTCGGGGGGCTGCCAGCGATCCCGCCGCCACCCCGAAGTGAACACGCGCTGCAGCGAAGGCGATCGCTGCGACACTCGCGACATCGCCTGATCGTCGCGAGGGTCGAACATCGCGTGGCGTCGCGGAGCCCTGCCCGCCAACGCTTGGTGCACGGGTGTGCGAAGCCAGCCGGTGGCGCGCGGGCGAGCGACCGATCGCGGCCTTGCGACTCGCGCGCAAAGGCAGCTATGGTGGACCGTGGCATTCGTCTGATCCGCCGCCCCTCGTCCATCCCCCGCGACCGCCACTCCCAGCCAAGGAGCCCCGCCATGCGACTGTCCCCCCCAGCACGCCATGGTCACTTCCCCACGCCGCGCCGCGCCCCGGCCCTGGCGTCGACGACCCTCTGCGCCACCGCACTGCTGTGTCTGGCGGCGCCCGCCCATGCCGCACCCGACGACACCCTGCACCCCTCGACGTGGGAGCTCGCACCCGACGAGCTGCAGACGCTCGGCCTGGGGCAGTCCCGCGGCGCGCCGCAGCCGGTGCCGGCCGAGGCCCCGCGCCTGCGATGGCCGGGCGAGCCCAAGGCCGCCTCCCAGGGTCGCATCTTCGTGAACTTCGGCGGCGCGCAGCTCTCGAGCGGGTGGGACGACGCGCAGAACGACGTCACCCAGATCAACGAGCTGGCCGGCAACTTCGCCGCCTACGGTGACGGGGCCAAGCGTGACGCCGTGATGCAGGCCGTGCGCGACGACTGGGCGGCGTACGACGTGATCATCACCGACTCGCGTCCCGCGTCGGGCAACTACACCATGTGCATGACCGGTCCGACCAACCCCTACGGCGGGGGCGTACTCGGCATCGCGCCGCTGGATTGCGACGACTCGCAAACGCCGAACAACATCGTCTACGCGTTCCACAGCGTCAACGACAGCTTCGATGCCTCCACCACCGCGACCACCATCGGTCAGGAGGCCGCGCACTCGTTCGGACTCGAGCACGTCGACGAGCCCGGCGACATCATGAACCCGTACAACTCGGGTGGCGATCCCAGCTTCACCGATCAGTGCATCGGCATCGTCGGCGGTGTGGTCTGTGGCAGTCAGCACGCCGCGGAGTGCGGCTCACAGAACCAGCAGAACTCGCACCAGGAGCTGCTGACCCTGTTCGGCGCCTCGAGCCCCGACGCACAGAACCCCGTCGTCAGCATCACTTCGCCGAGCGACGGCGCCACCTTCGACGTCGGTGCGAGCTTCGAGATCACCGTAGAGGCGAGCGACGACGTCGGCGTGGAGCAGGTGGCGCTGTTCAACAATGGCGAGCAGATCGAGACCGACGCCGCTGCGCCCTACGGCTGGACCGTCAACAGCGCGCCCGCGGGCACCTACGAGTTCTACGTCGAGGCCACCGATCCATCGGGCAACATCGCGACCAGCAACACCGTGGTGGTGACGGTCGGCGACGCGCCCTCCGGAAGTACCGATGGCGGCAGTGCGAGCGGCGGCAGTGCGACCGGCGGCAGCGCGACCGGTGGCGACGCCGGCAACCCCACCTCGGCGGGCGGCGACGACACCGGCGGCGGCGATGGAGCCGGCGACGGGGCCTTCG encodes the following:
- a CDS encoding FAD:protein FMN transferase — encoded protein: MTSSRVGSSLGRCGVLLGVLAAFACGDARTPSAANTDATPPPAKREGVVAKEAPPPAPEPPRREAPPVRKDGTIFAESALMGTHFSINVWLGSERTPAEAGLAIQAAFDEIARIEHVTSEWMADSELSRFNDAAGGPPMKLSPDLFAVLLRSREISEATDGRFDVTFYGVGQLWKFEPGAKPPADAEIQAKRALVDWRRIELDAGTRSGRLATAGMKVGLGAIAKGYAVDRASALLVARGFADHVVEGGGDTYASGNKGGKPWMVGVQNPHEGGVVGALPSTDIAVVTSGDYERFFEYEGRRYAHILDPTTGYPLESAKSFQSITVVGPNAMDADAFATAVAVMGPEGGMAFIESQPQLEAVLITRDDRVLVSSGLAHRYIPAPPGDARATSPAPLQGPTASRRGAASDPAATPK